In Paenibacillus guangzhouensis, a single window of DNA contains:
- a CDS encoding PH domain-containing protein: protein MGFLDGLLGNASAVSEKEVQEELQPILFPGETVDKAYKLIRDMFVFTDKRLILIDKQGVTGKKVEYMSLPYKSIARFSIETAGTFDLDAELKIWISSAVEPTVAKQFKKDSNVYDVQRILAEKVLK, encoded by the coding sequence ATGGGATTTTTGGATGGATTATTGGGTAATGCTTCAGCCGTGAGCGAGAAGGAAGTACAAGAGGAATTGCAGCCGATTCTATTTCCCGGCGAGACCGTGGATAAGGCGTATAAACTCATTCGCGACATGTTCGTGTTCACAGACAAACGGTTGATCTTGATCGATAAGCAAGGGGTTACTGGAAAAAAGGTAGAGTATATGTCCCTCCCATACAAGAGTATTGCGCGTTTCAGCATTGAGACAGCAGGAACATTTGATCTGGATGCAGAGCTCAAAATTTGGATTTCTAGTGCTGTCGAACCAACGGTCGCAAAGCAGTTCAAGAAAGATTCCAATGTCTACGATGTACAGCGGATTTTGGCAGAGAAAGTGTTGAAATAA
- a CDS encoding GntR family transcriptional regulator: MNGIEAGGMQFDLDLSKPLYEQVLQQIRGSIARGGIALGEKIPSVRELAQTLKINPNTVMRAYQELERDGLTETRRGQGTFITTNNEVVQHIRNNLAAQATKEFLEKMHSIGFTRIDIQRFLDEGDE; the protein is encoded by the coding sequence TTGAATGGAATTGAAGCAGGCGGCATGCAGTTTGATCTAGATTTAAGCAAACCCTTATATGAGCAGGTTCTGCAGCAGATAAGAGGTTCAATCGCAAGGGGAGGAATTGCGTTGGGAGAGAAAATACCATCCGTACGGGAACTCGCACAGACGCTCAAGATAAATCCAAATACGGTGATGCGTGCGTATCAGGAGCTGGAGCGCGATGGACTAACGGAGACGCGGCGCGGGCAAGGGACATTTATTACGACGAATAATGAGGTTGTGCAGCATATCCGTAACAATCTGGCGGCGCAAGCGACGAAGGAATTCCTAGAGAAGATGCATAGTATTGGATTTACACGGATCGATATACAGCGATTTTTGGATGAAGGGGATGAATGA
- a CDS encoding ABC transporter ATP-binding protein: MKTEWAVTAKHVTKRYGNQWALNDFSIELPANRVIGVLGANGAGKSTFFRMITAMTQPDHGQVEVFGEKPGWETNRLIAYLPDRARWYNYHNVQHALDWAESLLPGFDRNRAEAMLEFMKLKKDMDVHGMSRGQEARLMLTLCLCRDVPLLILDEPFSGIDLISRERIIGALIDNMSDSQQTVLISTHEIQEAESLFDYALFMNDGQTLLHGDVETLRAERGSIESIYRSLYQ, encoded by the coding sequence ATGAAGACGGAATGGGCTGTTACGGCGAAGCATGTAACGAAGCGTTATGGAAATCAATGGGCGCTGAATGATTTCTCGATTGAATTACCTGCTAATCGTGTCATTGGCGTGCTAGGGGCGAACGGTGCCGGGAAGTCGACCTTCTTCCGAATGATTACGGCCATGACGCAGCCTGATCACGGGCAGGTCGAGGTGTTCGGAGAGAAGCCGGGCTGGGAGACGAATCGTCTCATCGCTTATTTGCCGGATCGCGCACGCTGGTATAACTACCATAACGTACAGCATGCGCTGGATTGGGCAGAATCGCTGCTGCCAGGCTTTGATCGCAACCGAGCAGAGGCAATGCTCGAGTTCATGAAGCTGAAGAAAGACATGGATGTACACGGAATGTCCCGCGGTCAGGAAGCAAGGCTGATGCTTACATTATGCCTGTGCCGCGATGTACCTTTGTTGATCTTAGATGAACCTTTTTCGGGGATCGATTTAATCTCTCGTGAACGTATTATCGGCGCGCTGATCGATAACATGAGCGACAGCCAACAGACGGTGCTGATTAGCACGCACGAGATCCAAGAAGCGGAAAGCCTATTCGATTATGCGCTGTTCATGAACGATGGGCAGACGCTGCTGCATGGCGATGTCGAGACGCTGCGCGCAGAGCGGGGTTCGATAGAGTCCATATACCGAAGTCTATATCAGTAA
- a CDS encoding response regulator transcription factor codes for MPTILVADDDANIRELVCLFLRNDGFATAEAADGKEALTVYASTHIDLVVLDIMMPVMDGWTLCKELRRANPDLPLLMLTARGETWEKVKGFELGTDDYLTKPFDPLELTVRVRALLKRYKIGSTQTIKFGDVILDRQTYKVTSGAESLTLPLKEFELLYKLAGTPGQVYTREQLIDQIWGIDYAGDDRTVDVHIKRLRERFATTPDFKIETVRGLGYRLEVTE; via the coding sequence ATGCCTACTATACTCGTTGCAGATGATGATGCGAACATTCGCGAACTCGTCTGTTTATTTCTACGCAACGACGGATTCGCAACAGCCGAAGCCGCAGATGGCAAGGAAGCACTGACCGTCTATGCCTCGACGCATATTGATCTTGTCGTACTCGATATTATGATGCCGGTGATGGATGGTTGGACGTTATGCAAAGAGCTCCGAAGAGCCAATCCGGATCTTCCCTTACTGATGCTGACTGCGAGAGGCGAGACGTGGGAGAAAGTGAAGGGGTTTGAACTCGGGACGGACGATTATTTGACCAAGCCGTTCGATCCATTAGAGTTAACGGTTCGTGTTAGGGCTCTGCTCAAACGATACAAGATTGGCTCCACGCAGACGATTAAATTTGGCGATGTCATCCTGGATCGGCAGACGTATAAAGTAACGAGTGGGGCGGAGTCGCTCACATTGCCGCTCAAGGAGTTCGAATTGCTATATAAGCTTGCTGGAACACCTGGACAAGTCTACACGCGGGAACAGTTAATTGATCAGATTTGGGGTATCGATTACGCCGGAGATGATCGAACGGTCGACGTACATATCAAACGGCTGCGTGAACGATTTGCGACAACACCCGATTTTAAGATCGAAACGGTGCGTGGACTGGGGTATCGGCTTGAGGTAACCGAATGA
- a CDS encoding sensor histidine kinase has protein sequence MIRSLYIRVVLTFLVSVIAGTVIAFYMSTWIFEEKLNENAQINLRNFGQDVVHIYKTLPLREADAFVSEMKQLDSYYIRIYEATGQFQSYGKLNGHTPAPVTSEQLKKVLEGGVVQATPNGIASVLLGLPLKTEIGPKAMFLETLAPPSASFVVKWGLIFASSSLITGSLLILVASIFLVRPIKKLTIATKRIASGDFNVKLNIKQSGELGTLARSFEEMMHDLQQLEQMRREFVTNVSHEVQSPLTSISGYAQALKQVNLTDHERSRYLDIIITEAKRMSKMSDSLLKLSLLESQSQQLRHVTLSLDEQIRRVIVALQPQWSARNIHFELDLHPVKVTADQDLLNQVWTNIIGNSIKFSKDGGMIDVSIKQDIKNVTVRISDQGIGISLEDQKRIFERFFKADRSHSRKYGGSGMGLAIVKQIVSLHQGYIRVDSEPGQGTTFIITLPIITPTESVV, from the coding sequence ATGATCAGGTCCTTATATATTCGCGTTGTCCTGACATTTCTCGTCTCCGTCATCGCGGGCACGGTTATCGCTTTCTATATGTCTACTTGGATATTCGAAGAAAAATTGAACGAGAACGCGCAAATCAATTTACGTAACTTTGGTCAAGACGTCGTCCATATTTATAAGACGCTTCCGTTACGCGAAGCGGACGCATTCGTGAGTGAAATGAAGCAGCTCGATTCGTATTATATTCGCATTTATGAAGCAACAGGTCAGTTCCAGTCCTACGGTAAACTGAACGGGCATACACCAGCTCCTGTGACGAGCGAGCAGTTGAAGAAAGTACTCGAAGGAGGCGTTGTCCAAGCCACACCGAATGGTATTGCGTCAGTCCTCTTAGGATTGCCGTTGAAGACGGAAATCGGCCCGAAAGCGATGTTCTTGGAAACGCTCGCCCCTCCTTCAGCCTCATTTGTCGTCAAATGGGGATTGATCTTTGCAAGCAGTTCCTTAATTACAGGAAGCTTATTAATTCTCGTCGCCTCTATATTCTTGGTCAGACCGATCAAAAAGCTGACAATAGCGACGAAACGCATCGCATCAGGGGATTTCAACGTCAAGCTGAATATTAAGCAATCGGGTGAGTTGGGGACTTTGGCGCGAAGCTTTGAAGAAATGATGCACGATCTGCAGCAGCTTGAGCAGATGCGCAGGGAATTCGTAACGAATGTGTCGCACGAGGTACAATCTCCGCTCACGTCAATATCCGGTTATGCGCAAGCACTTAAGCAAGTGAACCTCACAGATCACGAACGAAGCCGCTATCTTGATATTATTATCACGGAAGCGAAAAGGATGTCCAAAATGAGCGATAGCCTGCTTAAGCTGAGTTTGCTCGAATCGCAGTCACAGCAACTCAGGCACGTCACGCTCAGTCTGGATGAACAAATCCGACGGGTCATCGTGGCGCTCCAGCCACAATGGTCTGCACGCAACATCCATTTTGAGCTTGACCTACATCCCGTTAAAGTAACGGCCGATCAAGATCTACTCAACCAGGTTTGGACGAATATCATCGGCAATAGCATCAAATTCTCGAAGGATGGCGGCATGATTGACGTCAGCATCAAGCAAGATATCAAAAACGTGACCGTCCGAATATCCGACCAAGGCATTGGTATTTCCCTAGAGGATCAGAAGCGGATCTTCGAGCGTTTTTTTAAAGCCGATCGTTCCCACAGCCGTAAATATGGCGGCAGCGGTATGGGACTTGCCATCGTTAAACAGATCGTATCGCTTCATCAAGGTTACATCCGAGTAGACAGTGAACCTGGTCAAGGGACGACCTTCATAATCACCTTACCAATCATTACGCCAACAGAATCCGTGGTCTAG
- a CDS encoding alpha/beta hydrolase — MTQIEEVKTKNITKTKKVRNILLKIIAAIVLVLVLFLGIVYTVHVISNNSEQKKIEPYGQHVSVDGRNMNVLIQGEGEETIVLLPGFGTATPALDFKLLIDQLSPFYKVVAIEPFGYGLSDETEKERTTENIVSEIHEALQQLNINRYIFMGHSITGIYGIDYVNKYPNEVTAFVGIDSSVPTQPGMDVKFPIKKLEFLKKSGLLRLMMKLGADPYTGLAFDAKTVEQMKLISNKNMNNDTTLNEMDHISSNFKGAQGLAFPKDLPLLLFVQADNQDVAGWIPLHEGQIKDSVHGKVIIMDGSHYLHHTKFKEIAEDVRVFMKETK; from the coding sequence ATGACACAAATAGAGGAAGTAAAAACGAAGAATATAACGAAAACAAAGAAAGTGCGAAACATTTTACTTAAAATCATCGCAGCCATCGTACTCGTCCTTGTTCTTTTTCTAGGCATTGTATATACCGTTCATGTAATCAGCAACAATTCGGAACAGAAAAAAATAGAGCCCTACGGTCAGCACGTATCCGTAGACGGGAGAAATATGAATGTACTCATTCAAGGCGAAGGCGAGGAAACGATCGTACTCCTGCCTGGCTTTGGAACGGCTACACCCGCGCTTGATTTTAAGCTGCTCATTGATCAATTATCGCCATTTTACAAAGTTGTCGCGATTGAGCCTTTCGGCTATGGCTTAAGTGATGAAACGGAAAAAGAACGAACGACAGAGAATATCGTAAGTGAAATTCATGAAGCGCTGCAGCAACTTAATATTAACCGATATATATTCATGGGCCACTCCATTACAGGTATTTACGGCATTGATTATGTGAACAAATATCCAAACGAGGTGACTGCATTTGTCGGAATCGATAGCAGTGTTCCAACCCAACCTGGTATGGATGTTAAATTCCCAATAAAAAAATTAGAATTCCTCAAAAAATCAGGCCTCTTAAGATTGATGATGAAACTAGGTGCTGACCCGTATACAGGACTCGCATTTGATGCAAAAACCGTAGAACAAATGAAACTAATTTCGAATAAAAACATGAATAATGATACAACCTTGAATGAAATGGATCATATCTCCTCTAATTTCAAAGGGGCTCAAGGCTTAGCATTCCCTAAAGACCTCCCACTCTTACTCTTTGTACAAGCGGATAATCAAGATGTAGCAGGATGGATACCTCTCCATGAAGGGCAGATCAAAGACTCGGTACATGGCAAAGTCATCATCATGGATGGATCGCATTATTTGCACCATACCAAATTCAAAGAAATCGCTGAAGACGTTAGAGTATTTATGAAAGAAACGAAGTAA